GCTTCAAGCCGGATGATCAACCACTTTCTAGGGTACTTCTACCAGTTTCTACTGCGCTACATCTGCGTGGAGTCTTGCGTTGTCGTGGAGGAACAACACCTCGCGAATGGGATAATCTCTTCTTTTGCCTCGATACCGGAGCTTAACTTAATCTAAGAGACCGCGTTTGTTGCATTGATGGTCTGACATTCGTGTAACAAATCCACCAGTAGGCCCATCCTCGCGTGGCCAACACTTTCCCCGTAGACACAATTGAGCTTTTGCTTCCACGGGTCtcctttgcctttttttttgtccactcCAGGCCTTCACCTCAGACTTATCGCAATGCGATTTTCACATGTTTGgaccatttaaaaaagaatttggaGTCAAGCGATTTGAGACTAGGGAAAATTCGTGCGCCACTGTTAGGGTACTCATCCAACCtaattttttcagaacgaaataaagaaattaccAAAACGTTAGGGAGTGTATCATAAGAGATAGTTAAGAAAATAGTTTCTAGAAATGCGGATGTTTCCTAATTTCGGAATTTTTATTGCTTCAACAGAATCCTCgtttatactttatttccACTTGTATAAAGATGAAGTCAAAGAATAAGGTGAGAGGTTCAAATAGTTGGCATTAGCTTAAAGGcctcaccccacgaatctggagtggtacgaatttcaggtggagtattcgtatacgggatcgtagactatggagaggtgggtgattccgtccatttcttccaaattgtcgtaaaaaacggcccggaagatacgtcttcgagcgttctggcgcggtCCAACCGAAgttattgtagaaaatagtgcgccggaacgctcgaagccgtatcttccgggccgttttctacgacagttaggaagaaatgaacggaatcactcttctctcaataatctacgatcccgtatacgaatactccaccggaaatccgtaccactccagattcgtggtgtgatgcctttaaccaacaTCCACTTACTtctcttgttgttgttgtgacTATTGAATAATGTAGAAGGCATTATTAGATTATAAGTAACCGATAATTGCTAGAACTGACATTGATGGGTAAAAAGGTCAAGCCGACAACTACGTTAGCAGCCCAGTTAGTCATTGTAGCGATTGCGTTGGCATTTCCACGAGCATTTGAATAGAATATCTCAGAGACGAAAAACCACGGAATAGATCCTGTAAAAAAGAACTTCCGTAACTTTCTTCAGCAATCAAATTTGTAGTTTTATCGCTAACCTGCGCCAATAGCGAATGAGACAACGAACAGATTGACAAACACAACAGCACCATAACTCGCCCATTGTGCTCCACCCATTGATAATGATATAGAAACGACTAGCAATATTGTAAAAATCCACATCCCCACAACACCAACGAGAAGCAAAGTTCTGCGACCAGCTTTTGGATGATCGACCTGAAAGAGCAGTATGCTGTTCTACCGCTGTACTACCCTATGCGTCGTTCACAACCCCAGGTTCAATTTGATCCTTGCTGATTCGGTATTCAGAAGTTAAGACAACTATGTGTGCGGAACAAGAGAAGAACAGAACAAGCAGTACTCCCGAATCCGAATCATTTTTGAGACGGTTCATAAACTTCTCTAACTATTTACTGGTTTGAAGATAGGAAGAAGACCGCAGACTGAGCTCTCCTCAACTGTGGCTCTTGGTTTATCACGACTGACTGTGGTGAAGTCTCTGTGGGCAAACGCAGAGTtcagggtgtagattacgagaacGGGCCTGGCGGAACAGAAATCCTACTAATCATCCcgaaaaacggtgtgggaaatGTTTGCTTCTACGAGGTACGATGAGGTAGCGCAGGGTGCATAAGGgtgagcgcgccacccttgtgcacccTGCGCTTCCTTAGCAtccttttcattggttttacttgaatagactgtTGAGAAGACCCTCATTGATTTCCACAGGTTGTATGTGCGGTGCATGCACATTTGTGGTGCGTCTTCACGTCCCTCGAAGTAAAAAACGCCGTTTCCCATGCAGTTCTCAGGACAATTAAAGGGAAGTGGGcggggccacgctcatacccgcaatctacgccccgaactctatatttgcttACAGAGACATCATTACAACATCGTTAAATTCATGATACGCTGTTTCTAAATTACCCGTATTTGTGCTTTTGAACCCTTAGAAAGCTCAAGCCGTCTACAGCTACGCTTCTAGTAGTTTCGTATCCCGATCATACTGTATTTTTCTGTTATAACGAGCTGAAACATACCAGCCACACAGATACAATAGTCGTCAACACATTTACGGCTCCCATAATGATTGTGGCGTATACCGCACCGGTATCGCTAAGACCTGCTTGCTTGAAAATGACTGTCGAATAGAACATGGCCGCATTGATacctcaaaaattgaaatgatccATAAGTTGCATAGTGTGTAGAACAATACTACATACCAGAAAGCTGCTGTGCCACCATGAGCATTGCTGCGATAGTCATTGGCCATCGCAGCGAACCGCGAAACATGTCCGCAAATGATGGATGATCACCACCGCCTCCTTTTGTAGCCGCTGCTTCGTCTCGCAGCGCCTCAACCTCTGCGGTCACCTGGAGAAGTGGCAATTACTCACTACCTCATCTTGTTTATCGCGTACAACAGCGTCGAATAAACTCACATCTGCTCCTCTTAGTTTTTGCAAACCAGCTGTACCTTTTTCTACTTCGTTTTTCATACAGATCAAGTATTTCGGAGACTCCGGAATCATCGGTAGCGTGATTACTTGTAGAAGCGCTATTATGACGGTGAAAGAGAGGATAATAGGCCAGCGGTCTTCTGTGCCAAATATCTGTGGTAACCCGACAACCTGGAATGATCTTGATATTCTTGAGCGTGCTTCTATAGAAGAATCACTTAAACACCTGAGAAAACAGTATAGAAATGGTGATGAGCAACTGATGTAATGAACCGATCATTCCACGAAGATTCGTGGGCGAAACTTCTGTCAGGTACATGGGAACCAGTACGGAGAGacctttaaaagaaatttaatagAAATCTTTTTACGTgtagtttttctattttgttacTTCTATTTACAAGGGCCGCCACAAGAAACCTGAAAATCTCCACTCACACTTAGAGAACTGGGCgtccttgaagaaaaaaatacagagaaaaatagaagtcgCTTGAAATGTTGAAAGGGAGGTCTCGTTTCCCCTTGCCTTTTTCAGAGATGATGATTTCAACAACATAGGTTCAAATAAACTAAAAGTGATGCAGAGCGTTATATTGTAGAGTGAGAATGACCTGAAACCTGGTACAGAAGCTTGCGAAGCTACACGGTAAAGCAAGGATTTCCAATTGAGGTGGAACgctcgctagctccactcatTCCTGCAGTTTGAGTGATTCTACCTCGACCGCTAGCtaactccaccgcgccgcatcGAGTGCAATCGCTCACACAAGTGCGGCAGGCGAGAAGCCGGTTTGACCCGACTGTGCTGCGGAAGGCGGTGCGGCCGTGAGCTATGCTTTTCTACCCCTAAATCTTAATTTTCATGGGTTGCTCCAATCTATGGTATGCAATCAATACGGTCATAGCACAAGTAGTGGAAATGAGTGACGGAAGGGACTATCCTCAGTGTATTACATAGTCCTCACCCGCGGAACAACGTTGCGTTAGAGGTTTAGAGGCGATCTAAGGAAGCAGGCAGATTGGTTGAgcaatttttgttcaatttctcGGCTACTCATCTTATCATCTTACTAATGGACTACTCTTACCCATTCTATTATATCATACTCTGCTGCAAAGTAGTTATTTGCCCATCGGACGCGGTGTCACACATAAGTAGAGATTTACTTAGGAAAGAAGTGCGCAGACTGCACGCGGAGTTTTACAATATTGGTTTCACAAGCTGACAATATTAGTCGTTTCACAACGTACAGAATGCTCTCGCATACAGTGAGTGAGCACCCGGCTCACCTCAATAACAttaccgtacttcctgcttcgACTTATGTTTTGAAACCTGAGCACCACAGAAGCAGTAAGAAAATGGAACCAGCGCTGCTGAGCGCTCAATCGAAGAATTCTAGGCGTATCCCGCTTCACATGTGCGAGGGATGGGATTTGAAGTTCTCTCGTACGTCAATAATCAAAGATTAGAGATGCCACTGCATTTGCCAGGGAAAGCAGAATAAGGTACACTGGACATGTGATGGGTATTGCGCTCTTCCCTCCCCTTTCGGTAAGGATGATTACAAAAAGATTTCTTAATCAGAGACATGTGCTACTGCTGCTCAAGTAGGTGGCAACTCGCTATTGCCGTTGAACGAATAAGCAGATTGCTGCGGAAAACTttgtttccctttctttttcctatttcaCAACAATACTAAGCCTGATCCAAAAGATGTGGCCAATGAAAGACAAGCACAGATGATGATGAGCACAGATAATTTGTTCGGTGCTCACTCAATTCGCATGAACTTGCACAGCATCTGTGATCCAATATCGAGGAAAGAAGTTTGTGCAATTAAACTCACTCTTGTAGGCATCTGAGTCgaagtcgaagatcaatgaggtctcctcaccagcctattcaattAAAACCAGTGAGTAGATTGCTGAGGAAACCAACAAGTAAAGTAGGATAGtggattttctcgaaaatcttcgaggaagaaaaaaatttccctccTGGGATTGAGTACCGCtcctacgccgtttttcaggacgattcgGGGAAATTGTGTGGGGACACGCTCATACTCCCAATAAACACCTAGTTGATAGatatatttgattgcgctagtcacctcacaaaaGGTAtatagcagtggcaggacagtcagctgatcctaagctacgattttctcttctggtagctatgaggcccaacagTAAACGTAGagctttctttgttgggcggataaggcgctTGATCGGATttatcacgttcgatttcaccttttcaggtcctgaagaaggcgatactgtcgaaacgttagccaagaATAAAGGAAGGTAACAatctcgtgtccggctcaattaaagaaatcaattactgaaacatcaacatgccgaggtttatcgaaagtcgtaCATGGTTACCTTTAACAGTCTAATACTTTACAAGATTTCTCTGCGTAAACACGGCCGCGGAGTTAAGACGAAGAGTAGACGTAGAGGTGGTATGATTACGAGCATAGCTTAGTTTCAGTGTGTAgtgcagcggttagaggttccgcttcccacacgatcgatcggaggatcgaatccgccctagtgctcatcaagcctttcatccctccggggttgacaaattggtaccagagttgtttgggaggataaaaacactgacctgacccGTTGGCTATCCACCGCAAGTCGttatataggccagttacaagtttgtaaacctcaaacgattctgaatcgaagtgaacataggggcgcatcctaagcgggttgattaacgccagaaactttatccttattcttTATACGATGTTGCTACTTCATTTTATTGGCTGGCGTCTCCGCAAATCGCCTGCCTTGAGATGGAAGATCCGACTTATAATTTGAGCCATCAGTTCTCTTCACTACTGTACAGACAAAACTCTACGTCTGCTTTTCCAATCGTTAACGTAGCGACTGCACGAAATGCTCAACTTAGATTGGAGAAACCGTAGTGAGTAGAGGCTTGAAACCATCTCTCCTGAATCTCTCTCTCGTAACTGCCATCTTTTCAGCAAATGACCCAAATAATAGAAATCCTCCACAAACTCAAATTCTGGCTGTTTGTTCACCCTAATTCCTGCTGAGGAATTTGCGAAGACCGTACTACGTAAATCTCTGTAATGTTACATATACGTTGTGGATACAAAATAATGGCATCTCATGATGTTTACGGAACTTTTCATCAAAATAGCATCATGTTGCAAGTTTGCAGTATATCTCGACTTCTAGCTATACGCACTCACTATAACTAACTATCATTTGCCACACTCAGATTATGAGATGACATCATTGTCTTTGGTGGCCTAGAGTTTGCATAGTTTCTTAGTTGCTTGATCTTTCCTTGCAAGATCCTTTGGTACAAAGGAGAATTCGTGCCACACATCCTACCGATAATTATGCGACAACTGTTTTTCTAACTTGTATAGTATGGGATCACTTAAACATTAATTTAATGCGTTCTTAAGTATTTCTGAAGGCTTTTAAAGCCTACGAGGTTAGATTTCTTAGAAGTGACTGCGTGTAACCCTCAGCTGTTGTCAACTAGGTTATTTCAACCCAACTTCTAATTCATTTCGCCCAGTGCACTATATGTGAGTGAAGTGAGTTCTAACGCCGAATAACTATACACCTGCATAAATTCCAATCAACAACCGTCCCACTATAATCAGCGGATAAAATCCGAGCATTTTAGCACATCCCATACACGCTCCTGCAGCAAATGCAAAAACATTTGTGTATAATAGACCACCACGTCGGCCTGCTTTGTCAGCCAATGCTCCGCTCGTTATTCCTCCAATCGCACCTCCTACTGCAAAGATTGACACAGTGGTGCTCCTGAAAACGAGCGATGAGTGATGGTAAAAACGAGCTCTGGATATGGAAGCTACGTAGCATGGGCTATGGCGAATGCTTCGCGAATTAGTGATAGTACCAGCGCGATATCCACATTGTAATGTTTTGATATATGACAAGAATGGAATTAAAGCTGAGTGCATGAAAAGGAAGTTGAAGGCGCGAAAAACACTTCTAGTTCTCCATATCTTTCctttgaaatcatttttcaattcttgtGTTTGTGCGAGTTTTTTGTCTTCGTCAATGCCTGGATTTAATTACCTAAGTCTAGTTTGTGCGACGTGGTGAAGGTGACGATAAAGATTGCGTGCGAAGAGTTCGTTGGGAGCAAAATCAAGATGCTCATGTTACACATACTGttcattcttctcttttacaTTCCCCGAGCAGGAGCTTGTAAGATGACTTCTCCTTGAGAATTACTTCGGCATCTCTGTAGCCTATCTTATCTACTACAGTGTCAACAGAAGTTCATGTTATTTCTATCCAAAGCAAAAGATTGCATGTGCGACCCAAAATTCTATCCGACTGCATCCGAGACAAGCATTACACTAGTATACCCAACTTCCATCACAGTTCGGCCTCTATTGAACAAAAGGACCACTATCCGACTTGGTTAGCACTCGGGACCACGAGGGAACTCAACACTTCATTCAagctgggtttttttttcattttcatcgcGAAAAACGAACCCACGCGGAACGCGTGTCAGGTGAACATTCTAAGTCTGAACCACGGGCGATAATTAAAGCCTAAAATGAGATgccagatgttttttttaagtgttaTCTTTGGAATTAAAATGGGAGCAAAGAGCAGTTGAGATGCAGCAATCAGAATGGTGGAGCTCATTACATAAGTAACTGTCAAAATCACACTGAACTGTCCTGTAAAGATAAAATCTTGGGTCGTGATTACCTCCAGAGTCGTAATTATTTGTGATGTGGTACTTTCGTCTTTCAATTGAAACCTTCTATCTGCTTTCTCTATATTTTTGGAGGAtaagtggaagaaaattaaagacaAGACTAGTCCACTCGATAGACTCCAGACTCCGGGCATCCCTATTTGCGATATGGTGCAGGATTTAGCAACTAGAATAATTTTGATTGAGTTCGTTAAATTTCTTAGGACACCGGAAACCAGAATGAAGTGTTGAGTTTCCCCATCGTTCCGAGTGCTAACCAAGTCAAATAGTGATCATTCTCATCAACGTAGCTTCGCAACTGTGATGGAAGTTGACGTATAACGCTCGTCTCGGATGCAATGGGATAGAATTTTGGATTGCACAACCAATCTTTTATTTTGggtagaaataaaatgaactcCGGTTGATACTATAACAGATGATAGGCTACAGAAATGCCAGAGTTATTCTCAAGGAGAAGTCCTATTACAAGTTTTTTGTCGGAGAAtgtaaaagagaagaatgaaCAGTTTGTGACCAGAACATGGGGCCGCggatacaagtctgattgttacCTGCAAGTGGTGGTTCTGCTTTTAATAAACACAATCAGGCATTTGAGTATACACATTGGGAACGTAAGAGCTGTACAATGTACAGCAGTGTTATATAGTAAAAACATCCCAGATATTGTAAATGCGCTCTCGCCTAGGACCTTGTCAGAGCCCATATCCTGGAAGGTCGAATGCCTAAGGGAAACATGGAACTTTTGGCCACAAACATCCGTCTCGTAACGTTGACTGCCGGTCGCTTCAAGTGAATACCAACAAGCAGCTCTATCCAGGCTTCTACGACATCTGCACACACCATatgctgcattgcaggaaacgcGCATCAGTGATTGCCCTCTTATCAATATTGACAATTACACCATCTGCTGCGGCGATggtgatgaaaggaaagtagaagGCTGTGCAATAGGTGTTGGGAACGATTGCAACAACCTGGTGAGTTTGTAGGAGTTTGGATTAACGTCGTCAAGATGCGCTAATTTCTACGATTGTGGGCGGGTCTCAGAGAACTCAAACATTGGATAGTATGTGTTAAAGGATCTACGGAGACTGCTAAGGACAAAAAgttggacgcgttttatgatgaactcaatgcgttgatatcCAATATACACAGGAAACATTCAGTAGTTTtcggaattgatgcgaatgGAAGGATTTGAATTGAACAGCAATCCGAGAGTTTGGAAAATGATTCCATGACCAAACATCGGACAATGGAAATCGTCTGATAGACCTTAACGGACAAAAGAACGGAACATCATTGCATCTACGTTGAAGAGGGATCATCGACGCAATCAGCGTACGCAACAAGGGATAACCCCCATTAACGAAGAGCAGCGAAAGCAGAAGATGCCGACTTTTAACCTTTAGCTCGATCacgttctgacgaagaacatcCCTTTGTCATATATcagaaaatgttcttctcagctttatgACGGTTGTGTCGATTCCAAAAAAGGTATCGGGGAGCTTAACATCAACCGAAGCTCGACTTGGTATTTCTGACAAACgagaaatgcagaaagaaCCTCCGCCAACGAGTGCTGATCAATATTGTATCACGGACCAAGAAAAGAGTGGATGACGCTGACCCTTTCACTAATTGCGTTCGGAACGCTGCAAAGTTAACGCTTTCAGTTTTAGCACCAGGGAAGAAGTTTTCCTGTGCATCTACGGAGAAaatatccacgtacaattctctTTGTGTTGCTCGAACTACGGTGACTTCAGATTggaaaagcgtctgagaaggaggTTGCGTCAACTGAAATGTGCTCGTGAGAACGAacggacgtcaagagcgaaggagttcgATATTGcatgggaggacaagaacctgAGAAAAGCCTATACTCTGCTAAGGCAGTATTGCGGCAAGAGGTGTTCGCCTATCCTAAACACTACCAACAGAGTTGCTGTCGGGGAGGCAACTCTACCCATTTGTAGGGAATATTTTAACACTTTGCTCGACTGACAAGCGCCAACAGTCCCTGAAC
This is a stretch of genomic DNA from Necator americanus strain Aroian chromosome II, whole genome shotgun sequence. It encodes these proteins:
- a CDS encoding hypothetical protein (NECATOR_CHRII.G5152.T1) codes for the protein MNHSTRRMKEKRSGAGNDADESRARAGEEADDEKKEEGGEEKKEGEEKKEGEEKKEGEEKKEGEEKKEGEEKKEGEEKKEGEEKKEGEEKKEGEEKKEGEEKKEGEEKKEASLQKSTSKQDEIKAEGLEKKAKDTPKAEGEKKDEEKKEGEKPKEGDSKGSGEGKDASKVDESKESASKSKEAKTEKTKAKPIEGKLTGSLMFAVFSVTLGSFQFGYHIGCINAPGELITKWIVQSHKELFGTTLDKESADFVWSTTVSIFAVGGAIGGITSGALADKAGRRGGLLYTNVFAFAAGACMGCAKMLGFYPLIIVGRLLIGIYAGLSVLVPMYLTEVSPTNLRGMIGSLHQLLITISILFSQVVGLPQIFGTEDRWPIILSFTVIIALLQVITLPMIPESPKYLICMKNEVEKGTAGLQKLRGADVTAEVEALRDEAAATKGGGGDHPSFADMFRGSLRWPMTIAAMLMVAQQLSGINAAMFYSTVIFKQAGLSDTGAVYATIIMGAVNVLTTIVSVWLVDHPKAGRRTLLLVGVVGMWIFTILLVVSISLSMGGAQWASYGAVVFVNLFVVSFAIGAGSIPWFFVSEIFYSNARGNANAIATMTNWAANVVVGLTFLPINNVIHQYSFLVFTGFLTFFTVFIWKYVPETKNKTIDEITAELEK
- a CDS encoding hypothetical protein (NECATOR_CHRII.G5152.T2), encoding MKEKRSGAGNDADESRARAGEEADDEKKEEGGEEKKEGEEKKEGEEKKEGEEKKEGEEKKEGEEKKEGEEKKEGEEKKEGEEKKEGEEKKEGEEKKEGEEKKEASLQKSTSKQDEIKAEGLEKKAKDTPKAEGEKKDEEKKEGEKPKEGDSKGSGEGKDASKVDESKESASKSKEAKTEKTKAKPIEGKLTGSLMFAVFSVTLGSFQFGYHIGCINAPGELITKWIVQSHKELFGTTLDKESADFVWSTTVSIFAVGGAIGGITSGALADKAGRRGGLLYTNVFAFAAGACMGCAKMLGFYPLIIVGRLLIGIYAGLSVLVPMYLTEVSPTNLRGMIGSLHQLLITISILFSQVVGLPQIFGTEDRWPIILSFTVIIALLQVITLPMIPESPKYLICMKNEVEKGTAGLQKLRGADVTAEVEALRDEAAATKGGGGDHPSFADMFRGSLRWPMTIAAMLMVAQQLSGINAAMFYSTVIFKQAGLSDTGAVYATIIMGAVNVLTTIVSVWLVDHPKAGRRTLLLVGVVGMWIFTILLVVSISLSMGGAQWASYGAVVFVNLFVVSFAIGAGSIPWFFVSEIFYSNARGNANAIATMTNWAANVVVGLTFLPINNVIHQYSFLVFTGFLTFFTMRSRLNSKNKDITVDQITDSSKNFGRAFYPNIPSIGFCAQYTHESGIRLVRVTMKLILCFHTCV